DNA sequence from the Camelus dromedarius isolate mCamDro1 chromosome 24, mCamDro1.pat, whole genome shotgun sequence genome:
ccactgGTGTGCAGGATGTCCAAAGGAAGGGGGCAGCCTGAAAGCTCTGAAGACTGATGTCTGGAGTTTAGGGAGGAACCGAATGCTTTAAGGTGGCCTTTGGACTCTCCTTCAATCTCATAACACGAATGGCACGACACAGAGTTTGCAGGTTCTGTTCCAAGAAGGATGCGTGAGGACTTCTGGGGACCACCTTGGACGCTGACCCCGCCCCATGAGCAGCATACAGCAGACAGTCAGAGCACTCCAGGGGAAAGGTCATGTCCTCAAGTTTTCTAGGTCTCAGGTCTCCCACACTTCCCAGTCAGCGGCCTCCTGGCACACAACCTGCACAGTTCCTGCTGCGGTTGTAGCCATTTTCCTTACATGAAAAAACAGAATGAGAGCCCCTTCCTCTGACAAGCATCTCGTCAGTCTCCTCTCATCCTCCCCCTGGAGCTTCCTCTCTTTGTTCAGTTCTTTGGGTTGGTGCAGATGTGAATGAAGGGCGAATACGGGTGTGGACAACCAGACGCAGTTAcgagagagaaagaagccagaggggCAGAGTTTACCTGGGGGTGCCGGCGGGGCCTGGAAGGGGGCTTGGCCAGCCGGAGGAAGGCTTCCAAATGCAGAAGAGCTGGGGCTACTGCCAAAGGCATCGAAGTTGGCAAAGCCCCCATGGGAAGGCGTCTGGCCTACGGGTGGAGAGGATACACAGGTTATATTTACATAGAACGTATGTGTAATCTACATCACGTAGACTAATTCCGAAGGCCAAAGGCCACTCAATGGGACATCTGCCTTCCCACAGGTTCCTCTTCAAAGGGAGGTGGCAGAAGCCTAGAGCAGACAGCCAGACACATGCGAGGGAAAGGGCATTTCAGGGGCCTCCAAGTTCATTCCCCGCTTTCATCCTTACTCCATGaggcattattaacatttttgtcAGCACCTAGTCTGGGCAGAATCAtgtgaaaaaatttttgttgGTGGGAAAaggcttaaaaaaggaaaaagggaaactaGATAACCACTTGGTTCAACCCTCTATTGGCTGGTGCTGATctctgggaagagggcaggggaaATGGAACATGTAAcaatcccctccccccaacttaACAGAGAGGGAAAGTAATAAAAAAGCTATTTCTAGAGTTCTAAACAGAAGTGCTAGGAGCCCCCAGCTGTAATGCTTCATGGCCAAACTCCCAAACATCCTCCCTGCTGTCCTCGTCTAACCCCCACCATTCCGGCTGCAATGCTTCAGAATTACCGCCACATTCAGTCCCATGATGAGCCAGCCACATGAATCTTGGTCACCCCAAGGGAGTGAATTCCTTGTGTTACGGGTGCCTATGCTGTAGGAAGGTTCTCCTCCCAAGTCCCACTTACCCCCAAAGGCTGGAAACGCAGCAAAAGCTGGTGCCACCTGGGGCGCAGCAAAGGGGTCCCCGCCGATGTCAGCCAGCAGATCAGTGCTGGCCTTGactgaggagtggggaggaggctgagcgCTCCGGGGCTGCGATGTCCGAGGCTGAGACTGACTGACAGACTTGGAGGAGAAGGCAGTACATACAGCATTTGGAATCCCAGACATGACCCAGGCCCCTGCATGGCTCCCCGGGCTGCCCCCAGATAGGcaagtggagagagaagagagggagaaactgCCCTCAACCGAGAGGTTTCTCGGGCAGAAGCTGTCTTTGCCCGTCTCATACCTAACTCTTGTCTTCTCAGTCCACTAGCTCCGGATACCACACACTTTAGAGCATGTTAGTCCAGGTGGCCCTGAGATATACAGGGATGTTGCCCAACAGTCCCCCTGCGGCTGTCACCTCCTTGTCTTTCCCAGGTGCTTGAAGCAGTGTCCTGACCTCTCCGTTTTCCCTTAAGAGGAAGGGTCAGATTTGAAGTTGATACTCTGACTTCCCTAAATACCACTTCTTGTTGGGTTCTTTCTTCCAAAACATGCAAGTCCAAGGTAAGAGATACAAGACAGGTAACAGCAGGGCTGAGAACCAACTCACACCTCCTGTACCGTTGGCTGCTAAGTCCAGGGAATCTGACCTAGGAAACTGACACCATCTCCCAAATCCCAAAATAATGTTAACCTTCAGATCTGAGAGTTACCTGGCTGGAGGTGGAGGCAGCAGCAGAGAGAGATGACACGGGATCCCCCAGAAGTGTCCGCAGGGGCTTCCCTTCCGGGATGGAGCCCTGGACAGGGGTGGAGGCACTGCCTTTGCTATAAGCAGGCCCCTTGACTTGGTCTGGGGGGACATACCTTTAAGAAAGAACAGTTAGGCTGAAAGGAGAGGGTAAAACCTTGAGCCTTGCTCAGCTTACATACTCGAGAAAACACAGATTACAGCAGTCAAAGTCCTCTCGCATTTTCCCTACTAATTCTCTTTTTTGAACTAAAGGGAATTTAGCAACTTAGCAAAGTTCTGCCTCACCACCTGAGCTCCCCCTTTACTGTCAGATGTTCATTCTTTCCCTACAGCAATGTTCACTTTGCTCTTCGCTTCTGCctgttttcccctcttctctccctcctctttctggCACTCAAACCATCTGGGCTTCAAGAAATAAACACCTGCAGTGGTGCTGATGGACAGGCGGGCCTATTCTTCAACTTCCTCCCAAAGTTCCCCCTCTCATCTCCTGGGGGAGTCTTCAGGTTCCTTTTTCTCAGCTCCACAGAAAAAGTTCCTGCCGCCTCATCTTCCAAGTGCTCACAGTCTATCCTGCTGGCCCCTGCTACTCCGGATGGAATCCCCTTCCACAGTGGATGTGGTCTCTCCTTGGGACGTGCCTTCTTTGTCCCGAGGACACCCCTGGAGGGACTCCAAAATGCTGTTTTATCCCCACCAGTCTCCTTGCTCCCTGCATTCTCTTCTCCACCCCACAGTTACCCCTCAACATGCACACACCCCAGAAATCAAACAATGGGAAGTGACACCTGGGGAGAGGAAAGGCAAGAGATGCCGATTCCTCAGCAGGAAAACAGGGTACCTATAAATCCTGGGTTAACAGTATAAAGCTATAGGACATGTGCTCCCAGCTGCCTCGCTCCATAAATGAGATCAGCTAAGCTGTATAAAACTAAGCCACACTCCCTGGTAGGGGGCTGAGCTCTCCCCTCAGTTGGCCATCTCCCTGAAAGAAGGGACATCAAATCGGCCAGGTTAGTGATTGAGAGCAAGTTGCTCTTTCCTGTACCCTTATTATTTTGAAGTCAGAATTTAGCCCTAACTTTAGCATGTGAGTGGAATAGATTCCACCCTCAGCTGGCCTTTGGGAGAAGCCTCAATTCAGCTCTGGAAACTGGACTGTCAGATGAAGCATGTCTGGGACACACGTGTCCAGAGccatctctttcctcctccttacCATCTCTTCTTCTCATATTTTTCCTGAAGAAACTCCTTCACCTTCTGAGGATCCCTGGAATCTGGTATTAAAGATGTCCGAGCATCAAAAAGACCCAGCCAAATCTTCCTGCAAACCTAAAGGAATGGAGTCAGGTAACAGCGGAGTTGGGGCAGAAAGCACGAAATGGGAATATACCATTTCCAGCTCATTCATCAATAAAGGTGCACTGAGCACAGACACAGTGCGAGGATCTGGGTGTACCTACAAACACAGACATGATCCCTGTCCTCACAGAGGTCATCACCTAGTGGGGAGGTCATGccttagataaataaaaataaatctataattaCATATCGTGACAGAAAACAGTGGGCCATGAGAATTATGGGAAACTTAAtttggatgggggtggggcaggaacgACGGTCAGAGCTGAGGTTTCCAGAGCATCCTGTAGAGGTCTTTGTTTGCATCCTCCAAGTACGTCAGTCACCTGTAAGCTAGGGGTACTGCTAACACCAAGGCTGGCATCTCCCTACCAGCAAGTTTTAGCTGGAGAAGGGGTTTAACTCACTGTCAAGTAAACGACATGGGCTTAAAGCCAGTTGCTGAGGTTCAGGTCAGCAGAGCTGGCTCCAGCTCTTATAGGGGTGGCCCAGTCCGTTCTGAGTGCTCATCGGCATGGCACATGTCCCTCCTCGAGTGCCCagggccaccccccacccccagagatccTGCTCCTTCCCCTGATTCCTCCAACCAGGGGCCTGGACAAACCACAATTTGTATAACTAAGATTTCATAAATATTAGATCAGATAAGATTAGATACCTGacatactgaaaaataaagagaaatggggACAGAACAGAAAACTGTAGGGTTTTTCTATAATCCTGAGGCAACAGTCCATCGACCGACCATTAGGAAGCACAGCACGCAAGCGCTCCGTCTGTGGCCGCTCACCTCGTTTCCCCGGGACTGCAGGAACACTACCTCAGGCTCCGTGAAAGTTGTCATGGAGATGGACTTGACTCGATGGGGGGGGTTCAGGCCTCTCCTgtgggagagaaacagaaagagaagtagAATGCAGTCAACACTGCAGGTTGGtttgtgggaggagagggagggagaaagtaTAAAACAACACATAAATTAAACTGATGGAAGCTACTTCCTAATtcaaggaaagaagggaagtaaATGTTTTGGAGGCTTCTAATGAGAGACAGGGACGAAAGTCAGGAACATGCTGGAAGCCCAGTCATTCTGGAGAGGAGGGTAGAGCCTGCCCATCGGAAGCCTCCTCCACCTTGGCTCAGCCCCCAGCAGTTCAGTGTTCAGGCTGAGGGGGACTTCTGGGAACACAGACATGTGATCACTTTTCATTTCCTGCTTTATCAGTTTTAGACCTACAGCACATCCTCAAGGTCCCAGAGCCCATGAAGATACAAATTCCTCAAGCATGAGGGAGGCCAAAAATGAAGGCCCACGACTATTCTTGATAGTCCGAACAAAGATCGGATGTGGAGACAGAAGAGTCCCTAGGCTGGCTGCCCCTCCTCTTGCCAACACAGGAGGCTGGGAgggtgcagggagggagaggggccctCTCTTTTAGGAAGCGATCTCTGGGAAGAGAAGTATTCCAGACTTTCTCACTTCTAGATCTTTCAATGAAGCAGGAGGAAGTCAGGTTCAACCATGAGATACAAGACTGGCCTGAGTCAGGAACAGGTACCCTGGAGTGATGCTTTTGTGCCAGCTCTGTGTGTTCTGTTAACTCCCTGGGAGTCCACTTCTGCCCACAGATGCCCTGTGGCGATTACAGCAGAGAAGGCTTCCTTGCCCCCACTCAGCCGCCCTCCGGAGCATTCTAACAGGAACTTGGGGCTGAGCCAGGCAGCGTTTCAGAGGTTCCCTTTTCCTCACCTTCAGTTTTACTCTAGTGTTGTCCTACTGCCCTCAttagattaaaacaaaactggCTGAACCAAAACAGATAAACTAGACCCTGGGACCAGGAGTGAAAGACCACACAGGCACACGTAGGAAAGACGGTCTCAAGTCATCAGGCCTATTTGGGCTTTTACTCCCCGGGGGAAAAAACGGGCAAAGCAAGATCCTGGTTGATGCCTTTaggaaagcaaacaaaacttACCAAATGGAAATCTTAGGGAAAGGTGGAGAGAGCACACATTTAAGCTTACAGGCGCCTGGAGGACTGGCAGTGCATGTGTTAGTGTAAGTGAAGGCAGCCCAGGTTGGGAGAAGGGACAAGTGACAGAGTACAAAGTAAACAGTGAAGGGCAGCTGCTCTTTTGGGTGATAAATTACTGATGATGGGGTTCTAACAAAGGACAGGAAGGACCCTGGGGGCTCCAACTGGGGGTGTTTTGAGCACTTCTGCTACTAGACTTCAATGGGTCTCAAAAGACCCCTTTAAAGGATAAACAATATCCAGGAggactcctgcccctcccccccccaggAAACGTAAGAGCAGGGAAAACTAAAAGCAAGGCTGTGTAACCAGGCGTCAGACAACAGCTCTTAAACTTGATTTGACCCGAAGACGCTCTTCTGATTGCGTTGCAGAGCTATTCCGGCTTTCTCTCCTGAAGTCTGTCTTACCAATGGCTTGATTTGGTTTTGTTCCGAAGTCCAGCCGGCCTGCTTTTATACTCTTTCCTTTGCCCTTTCTCACCTTAACCACTACGCCCTTCCCCCTGAGACGCCAGGCCTTTCTGAAGTCTAGCCAGAGCAGACCTCTCTGTTCCTATGATCTGGATCCTCCACTTCACCTCCCACTCACAAATATTTACCTTGCTAAAATACAAGGCATTGTGGCAGGCACTGGGGGGGGGGATACAAAAATTACAGGACCTAGTCCTCCATCACCAGGCACTTGCTTACAAGAAAGACCCAGGGAGCCTGGGCAAGGGTAGGTCTCAACGCAGCAGGGTGCCATTTAGGCACACACAGTCAGATCAGGGAGAAATGTGGCACCAGGAtgctgtggggaggagagagaaatggtCATGGGAAAAGTAGAATGTCTTATGTTTACACTAGAAAAACAG
Encoded proteins:
- the AGFG2 gene encoding arf-GAP domain and FG repeat-containing protein 2 isoform X3; translation: MGEQKQDRRGLNPPHRVKSISMTTFTEPEVVFLQSRGNEVCRKIWLGLFDARTSLIPDSRDPQKVKEFLQEKYEKKRWYVPPDQVKGPAYSKGSASTPVQGSIPEGKPLRTLLGDPVSSLSAAASTSSQSVSQSQPRTSQPRSAQPPPHSSVKASTDLLADIGGDPFAAPQVAPAFAAFPAFGGQTPSHGGFANFDAFGSSPSSSAFGSLPPAGQAPFQAPPAPPASRMLTGSSSFGSSQVTPFGASLAPASQPNSLADVGSLLGPRASAGGIPGSIFGMAGQVPTLQSATTGGGGSAGLAFGAFNPFTTPAAHPQLPSTNPFQPNGLATGPGFGMSSAGPGFPQTVPPTTAFASPFPPPLFPPQTPMTQQQNGSSFGDLGSAKLGQRPLSQPAGVSTNPFMTGSSSSPFASKPPTTNPFL
- the AGFG2 gene encoding arf-GAP domain and FG repeat-containing protein 2 isoform X4, which encodes MTTFTEPEVVFLQSRGNEVCRKIWLGLFDARTSLIPDSRDPQKVKEFLQEKYEKKRWYVPPDQVKGPAYSKGSASTPVQGSIPEGKPLRTLLGDPVSSLSAAASTSSQSVSQSQPRTSQPRSAQPPPHSSVKASTDLLADIGGDPFAAPQVAPAFAAFPAFGGQTPSHGGFANFDAFGSSPSSSAFGSLPPAGQAPFQAPPAPPASRMLTGSSSFGSSQVTPFGASLAPASQPNSLADVGSLLGPRASAGGIPGSIFGMAGQVPTLQSATTGGGGSAGLAFGAFNPFTTPAAHPQLPSTNPFQPNGLATGPGFGMSSAGPGFPQTVPPTTAFASPFPPPLFPPQTPMTQQQNGSSFGDLGSAKLGQRPLSQPAGVSTNPFMTGSSSSPFASKPPTTNPFL